The following proteins are encoded in a genomic region of Leptospira kirschneri serovar Cynopteri str. 3522 CT:
- a CDS encoding PepSY-associated TM helix domain-containing protein — MNRKKLYKLHSILGISTGVFLVIIGFSGSLLVFGKEIDQLLNPNRWYIFVDKERLSIDVLRAKLRQELPSHTLAGWLLPEKQNQPDQVWLHFLDSKDRKESVILLNPYTGKILGILSENRSDSFYGWMLKLHYSLLMGSFGYFLTTLFGVIFIFQGISGMILYRSIWQNLLRLRTKQSLRTFFSDLHKLVGVFSLVFNMSLGFTGAWWNVQAIVNLSFSQEERKVEKFFKESISVDSLLKELKMQLPEFQIGFVSFPHHHENDPIQFYGTEKPTNPFRSRFGSYVRFDSESGKLLEIFNLSNENLFYTIIDSFRPIHYGTFGGIITKILWVILGVSPGILYISGIGILISKRNLQEKRKN; from the coding sequence ATGAATCGAAAAAAATTGTATAAACTACATTCTATATTAGGAATTTCTACTGGAGTATTTTTAGTTATAATTGGTTTTAGCGGTTCTTTATTAGTTTTTGGAAAGGAAATTGATCAACTGTTGAATCCGAATCGGTGGTATATATTTGTAGATAAAGAACGTTTGTCTATAGATGTTCTTAGAGCAAAGTTAAGACAGGAACTTCCTTCCCATACGTTAGCCGGATGGTTGTTACCAGAAAAACAAAATCAACCGGATCAAGTTTGGCTTCATTTTTTAGATTCTAAAGATAGAAAAGAATCTGTAATTTTGTTAAATCCCTATACTGGAAAAATTTTAGGAATACTTTCGGAAAATCGATCTGACTCTTTTTACGGTTGGATGCTAAAACTACATTATAGTTTGCTTATGGGTAGTTTCGGATATTTTTTGACCACATTGTTCGGAGTTATATTCATTTTTCAAGGAATCAGCGGAATGATTCTTTATCGAAGTATCTGGCAAAATTTATTGCGACTGAGAACAAAACAATCGCTTAGAACTTTTTTTTCTGATCTTCATAAATTGGTCGGAGTGTTTTCTTTAGTGTTTAATATGTCTTTGGGGTTTACGGGTGCTTGGTGGAATGTTCAAGCCATAGTAAATCTTTCGTTTTCGCAAGAAGAAAGAAAAGTCGAAAAGTTTTTCAAAGAATCCATTTCTGTGGATTCACTTTTGAAAGAACTTAAAATGCAACTTCCCGAATTTCAGATTGGGTTTGTTTCTTTTCCCCATCATCATGAAAATGATCCGATTCAATTTTACGGAACTGAAAAACCAACCAATCCGTTTCGAAGTAGGTTCGGTTCTTATGTTCGTTTTGATTCAGAATCCGGAAAGTTGTTAGAAATCTTCAATCTTTCCAACGAAAATCTGTTTTATACAATTATAGATTCATTTCGACCAATTCATTATGGTACTTTTGGAGGAATCATCACTAAAATTCTCTGGGTAATCTTAGGTGTCAGTCCTGGGATTTTATATATTTCCGGAATTGGAATTTTGATTTCAAAACGGAACTTACAAGAAAAAAGAAAAAACTGA